The Raphanus sativus cultivar WK10039 chromosome 6, ASM80110v3, whole genome shotgun sequence sequence TCCTTTGGTGAGTGGATGATGATTTATGCTGTGGTGATAGTTCTCTGTTTGTATTATCTGCTAAGCTGTATTTGTTTAGGAATGGGGAAGCAGTTAAAGAAAGGTCGAGCTCCTCCAGGTGGGAAGAAGGTAACTAAGCAAAGCGCGGAGACAGCTGAGGATGTGACAGTGATGGAACAAAGATCATGTGTCCACTTTGATACATGTGTTGATTTGGATAAGCTGTTGAAAAAGATGAAAGCTTGTAAAGAAATCAAGTGTGGAGAATGCAAGAAAGGAGTGCACATgaagagaagaagtgaagaagTGGGGGAAGTCAGTAGGTTTTCTTTTGCTGCCGCTAAGAAAGCTACTTGGCTTTGCTTGGAATGTGGCCGTTATCTCTGCGGAGGTGTTAGTTTGCCCACTGAACCTCAGAGTCATGTCATGCGCCACATCAAGATGACGTGTCACCGTCTTGTGATTCAGTGTGAAAACACTCTGTTGAGATGGTGTTTCGCGTGCCAGTCACTACTCCCTTTTGAGAAAGAAGAGAATGGTGTGAAGGTAGATTTGTTGCTGGAAGCTGTGAGACTGATTAAAGAACGTTCCTCAAACACTTGCTCTGGTGAAACCGAGGCTGGAGATTCATGTTCATCAAGTAGTATCTCTGGTGAGATCAAAGGTTTAGAAGCAAGAGGTGGTTATGGCGTAAGAGGTTTAGTGAACCTTGGGAACACATGTTTCTTTAACTCTGTGTTGCAGAACCTTCTTTCTTTGGATCGGTTACGTGACGGCTTGTTGAGAGAGGAGGACCAGTGTTGTGACGGGCCTTTAGTTTCCTCCCTGAAGAAGCTGTTCACTGAAGCAACATCAGAAGCAGGCTTGTTCAATAGTGTGATAAACCCAGTAGGCTTTTTTGGTTCTCTCTGTTCTAAGGCTCCCCAGTTTAGGGGATATCGGCAGCAAGACAGTCACGAGCTGCTTAGGTGTCTGTTGGATGGTTTGAGCATCGAAGAATCAAGCCTGAGAAAGAAACTCGATGTTTGTTGTGATAGCGAGAAACCTACTCTCATAGATTCTGTATTCGGAGGTGAAGTTTCAAGCACCGTATCTTGTTCGGAATGTGGACACTCCTCAAAAGTGTATGAACCCTTTTTGGACCTCTCTTTGCCTCTTCCCTCCAAGAAACCACCTCCGAGAAAGCAACAAACCATCTCCCAGGAAGAGAGAAGTAAACTTCCAACACCAACTAAGGTCCTTGAGAATGTGACAGACTGCAAAGACTCAACAGAACCTGTATCAACTGTTGCCCTAATAGACAATAAGCAGGTCCCTGAAATTTTTGTAACACAAAGTGATTTGGAAGAAGTTGATAGCTTTTGGTTGGAATCTTTTGGAATAGAAATCTCTCACAACAATGAGACCGATCTGGTTTCTCAAGGTGATGCTAGTGATACTGCCCCACTAACACAGTCTGTAGGTAGCACAGAAAGGATGATGCATGATAATGCAAAACCGGATAAAGAGGATGCACAAGCTATGCAGTGTAGCAAAGACACAGCTTCAAGTGGTATATCAGCAGATATTAGTGAGACTCGAGTATGCGCTGATGAAGAGGTTCCTTTGCTGGTTGCAGATTCTCAAGTTCTGAATATGCCTTATAAAGATGATAAAACAGCTGCAGAAGACAAGGGTGAGGCTTCCTCGTCATATGTGAAAGGCCACCATGAAAAAACCGTAGATTATGTTGACTTTAGCTGGTTTTTTGAAGAGCCAGACGTCTCCTGTGATGATGACAAAACAGTTAGGGAATGTGAGGATGAAGTTTCCTCTTCACTCATGAGCAGCCACCATGGACAAACGATTGACAATGTTGACCTTAACGAGCCTGACATCTCCTGTAATGCTAAAACAGTTAGGGAACGTGAGGATGAAGTTACCTCGTCACTTTTGAGCAGCCACCATGGACAAACCGTTGATTATGTTGACCTTAACGAACCTGACGTCTCCTGTAATGCTAAAACAGTTAGGGAACGTGAGGGTGAAGTTACCTCGTCACTCGTGAGCAGCCACCATGGACAAAAGATAGAGAATGTTGACCTTAACAAACCTGACGTTTCCTGTAATGATAAAACAGTTAAGGAACGTGAGGGTGGAGCTTCCTCTTCATTTGTGAGCGGCCACCATGAACAAAAGATACAGAATGCTGACTATCACTGGTTTTTTGACGAGCCTCTGATATCTAAAGGACCAGTTTTTGGACCACCAACTAAAGCTGAAGTTTCTGAAGCCGGTT is a genomic window containing:
- the LOC108808718 gene encoding ubiquitin carboxyl-terminal hydrolase 2 isoform X1 — its product is MMIYAVVIVLCLYYLLSCICLGMGKQLKKGRAPPGGKKVTKQSAETAEDVTVMEQRSCVHFDTCVDLDKLLKKMKACKEIKCGECKKGVHMKRRSEEVGEVSRFSFAAAKKATWLCLECGRYLCGGVSLPTEPQSHVMRHIKMTCHRLVIQCENTLLRWCFACQSLLPFEKEENGVKVDLLLEAVRLIKERSSNTCSGETEAGDSCSSSSISGEIKGLEARGGYGVRGLVNLGNTCFFNSVLQNLLSLDRLRDGLLREEDQCCDGPLVSSLKKLFTEATSEAGLFNSVINPVGFFGSLCSKAPQFRGYRQQDSHELLRCLLDGLSIEESSLRKKLDVCCDSEKPTLIDSVFGGEVSSTVSCSECGHSSKVYEPFLDLSLPLPSKKPPPRKQQTISQEERSKLPTPTKVLENVTDCKDSTEPVSTVALIDNKQVPEIFVTQSDLEEVDSFWLESFGIEISHNNETDLVSQGDASDTAPLTQSVGSTERMMHDNAKPDKEDAQAMQCSKDTASSGISADISETRVCADEEVPLLVADSQVLNMPYKDDKTAAEDKGEASSSYVKGHHEKTVDYVDFSWFFEEPDVSCDDDKTVRECEDEVSSSLMSSHHGQTIDNVDLNEPDISCNAKTVREREDEVTSSLLSSHHGQTVDYVDLNEPDVSCNAKTVREREGEVTSSLVSSHHGQKIENVDLNKPDVSCNDKTVKEREGGASSSFVSGHHEQKIQNADYHWFFDEPLISKGPVFGPPTKAEVSEAGFWTTNSDAEAVLDDSDSPVSVDTCLDLFTKPEILSEDNAWHCENCSRNLKLQRLREKRERFGYGWVYDNGFDECGDNLFNQSFIDFSNWDTMWDDKSEEVIVRSAATKRVLVNKAPPVLTIHLKRFSQDAQGRLSKLRGHVAFNEYIDLGLYMDMDYSRLTEEDQPVYMLSGLVEHSGTMRRGHYVAYIRGDDKERRDSSVWYRASDSFVREVSFEEVLSCEAYILFYQRI
- the LOC108808718 gene encoding ubiquitin carboxyl-terminal hydrolase 2 isoform X2, with protein sequence MGKQLKKGRAPPGGKKVTKQSAETAEDVTVMEQRSCVHFDTCVDLDKLLKKMKACKEIKCGECKKGVHMKRRSEEVGEVSRFSFAAAKKATWLCLECGRYLCGGVSLPTEPQSHVMRHIKMTCHRLVIQCENTLLRWCFACQSLLPFEKEENGVKVDLLLEAVRLIKERSSNTCSGETEAGDSCSSSSISGEIKGLEARGGYGVRGLVNLGNTCFFNSVLQNLLSLDRLRDGLLREEDQCCDGPLVSSLKKLFTEATSEAGLFNSVINPVGFFGSLCSKAPQFRGYRQQDSHELLRCLLDGLSIEESSLRKKLDVCCDSEKPTLIDSVFGGEVSSTVSCSECGHSSKVYEPFLDLSLPLPSKKPPPRKQQTISQEERSKLPTPTKVLENVTDCKDSTEPVSTVALIDNKQVPEIFVTQSDLEEVDSFWLESFGIEISHNNETDLVSQGDASDTAPLTQSVGSTERMMHDNAKPDKEDAQAMQCSKDTASSGISADISETRVCADEEVPLLVADSQVLNMPYKDDKTAAEDKGEASSSYVKGHHEKTVDYVDFSWFFEEPDVSCDDDKTVRECEDEVSSSLMSSHHGQTIDNVDLNEPDISCNAKTVREREDEVTSSLLSSHHGQTVDYVDLNEPDVSCNAKTVREREGEVTSSLVSSHHGQKIENVDLNKPDVSCNDKTVKEREGGASSSFVSGHHEQKIQNADYHWFFDEPLISKGPVFGPPTKAEVSEAGFWTTNSDAEAVLDDSDSPVSVDTCLDLFTKPEILSEDNAWHCENCSRNLKLQRLREKRERFGYGWVYDNGFDECGDNLFNQSFIDFSNWDTMWDDKSEEVIVRSAATKRVLVNKAPPVLTIHLKRFSQDAQGRLSKLRGHVAFNEYIDLGLYMDMDYSRLTEEDQPVYMLSGLVEHSGTMRRGHYVAYIRGDDKERRDSSVWYRASDSFVREVSFEEVLSCEAYILFYQRI